A stretch of Natronococcus sp. CG52 DNA encodes these proteins:
- a CDS encoding serpin family protein produces the protein MSTDRRTVLALSGALLAGMAGCTGTDDDPTSNGDSNGTEPTDEYDGDFPELGFVTDPDLEDALLAEQIRENVAFSLDLLEQLRAEGPDENLFFSPYSVSVALAMTYAGARGETATEMADALRYELEDDEIHGAFGALEAEFERRNEDGAEVDDPYGTDDNETDEDELGFELSSANAVWVDDGFALEEEYLELLELYYEAGERLVDFSGSPEAARQEINAWVEERTDDRIEDLLPESTISESTRLVLTNAVYFLAAWKHDFDSADTTPEPFASLDGSETEVEMMHQREELRYADVDDHQLVELPYANDDTSMVVVLPAEGEFESFEESFSVDRLATMLEETTRPEVDLALPKFGIESTVSLVEVMQKLGMERAFGGGADFSGMVEGDSSGLFISDIVHESFLEVDEEGTEAAAATAVAMDESAPAEQVELAVDRPFLFYIRDRPTETPLFFGRVVDGETLRE, from the coding sequence ATGTCGACCGATCGACGAACTGTTCTCGCGCTCTCCGGCGCCCTCCTCGCGGGGATGGCCGGCTGTACCGGCACGGACGACGACCCGACGTCGAACGGCGATTCGAACGGAACCGAACCGACCGACGAGTACGACGGCGACTTTCCGGAACTCGGGTTCGTGACCGATCCCGACCTCGAGGACGCCCTGCTCGCCGAACAGATCCGCGAGAACGTCGCCTTCTCGCTCGACCTCCTCGAGCAGCTTCGGGCCGAGGGGCCCGACGAGAACCTGTTCTTCTCGCCGTACAGCGTCTCCGTCGCGCTGGCGATGACCTACGCCGGCGCCCGCGGCGAGACGGCGACGGAGATGGCCGACGCCCTACGATACGAACTCGAGGACGACGAGATTCACGGGGCGTTCGGCGCGCTCGAGGCGGAGTTCGAGCGCCGAAACGAAGACGGTGCGGAGGTGGACGACCCGTACGGTACGGACGACAACGAGACCGACGAGGACGAACTCGGCTTCGAACTCTCGAGTGCGAACGCGGTCTGGGTCGACGACGGGTTCGCGCTCGAGGAGGAGTACCTCGAGTTGCTCGAACTCTATTACGAAGCCGGCGAACGCCTCGTCGACTTCTCGGGCAGTCCGGAAGCGGCACGCCAGGAGATTAACGCGTGGGTCGAGGAGCGGACCGACGACCGTATCGAGGACCTGCTACCCGAGAGCACGATCAGCGAGTCGACCAGACTCGTCCTGACGAACGCGGTGTACTTCCTCGCCGCCTGGAAACACGACTTCGACTCGGCCGATACCACGCCGGAGCCGTTCGCGAGCCTCGACGGGAGCGAGACCGAAGTCGAGATGATGCACCAGCGCGAGGAGTTGCGCTACGCCGACGTCGACGACCACCAGCTCGTCGAGCTCCCGTACGCCAACGACGACACGAGCATGGTCGTCGTTCTCCCGGCTGAGGGCGAGTTCGAGTCGTTCGAGGAGTCGTTCTCGGTCGATCGGCTGGCGACCATGCTCGAGGAGACCACCCGTCCGGAGGTCGACCTCGCGCTTCCGAAGTTCGGCATCGAGTCGACGGTCAGCCTCGTCGAAGTCATGCAGAAACTCGGCATGGAGCGAGCCTTCGGAGGCGGCGCGGACTTCAGCGGGATGGTTGAAGGGGATTCGAGCGGCCTGTTCATCAGCGACATCGTCCACGAGAGCTTCCTCGAGGTCGACGAAGAAGGGACCGAAGCCGCCGCCGCGACGGCCGTCGCGATGGACGAGAGCGCGCCGGCGGAGCAGGTCGAGCTGGCCGTCGATCGACCGTTCCTGTTTTATATTCGGGATCGACCGACGGAGACGCCGTTGTTTTTCGGTCGAGTGGTCGACGGCGAGACGCTGCGGGAGTGA
- a CDS encoding Hvo_1808 family surface protein yields MRRVTLFAVVFIVVLSGCTLPASPDRFDTDRDLGHVGDYTADDTFEFDDRTHLTESQLEAVAYRSMARIEVLRGLKFEHDVEVEVISRAEYREQRGGRSNASAFRNELWRGAFVVDGETDVNSALDDLYGESVRGYYANDRIVLVADDTSEIRIDRGTLVHELVHALQDQHFGLERRGSTIDERRAELGVLEGEANYVPHLYEQRCGEAWQCIPDYEQPVPEPDDRPFNPALFLSIYAPYAEGPSFVAHLHETGDWDAVDRAHDDRPASTSQLIHPERYPDAEPVAVDVADRSSDDWEPYAGGDGEPRTETVGEATLFATLWANGVLDRSLTEGGTELAPYNYSHSTTEGWAGDTFRAYHDEDDRTAHVWALAWESEEDAETFADAYRELLEANGAEPVDDDSDRVETDAETVDNGTDVYRIGDDDPFAGAYRITVTNERVEIVGAPAVDELEAVHAAADDIETVHGTEPAVLGSADTAEPSSPAAPIRPSTSSALWAESAPADG; encoded by the coding sequence ATGCGTCGAGTCACGCTGTTCGCGGTCGTCTTCATCGTCGTGCTGTCGGGGTGTACGCTGCCTGCCTCACCCGATCGATTCGATACCGACCGTGATCTCGGACACGTCGGCGACTACACCGCTGACGACACCTTCGAGTTCGACGACCGGACACATCTCACCGAGTCGCAACTCGAGGCCGTCGCGTACCGATCGATGGCCCGTATCGAGGTTCTCCGCGGGCTGAAGTTCGAACACGACGTCGAGGTCGAGGTGATCAGTCGGGCGGAGTACCGCGAGCAGCGTGGCGGCCGCTCGAACGCGTCCGCGTTCAGGAACGAACTCTGGCGCGGTGCGTTCGTCGTCGACGGCGAGACGGACGTCAACAGTGCACTCGACGACCTCTACGGCGAATCCGTCCGAGGTTACTACGCTAACGATCGGATCGTCCTCGTCGCCGACGACACCAGCGAGATCCGGATCGATCGCGGGACCCTGGTCCACGAACTGGTCCACGCCCTCCAGGACCAGCACTTCGGCCTCGAGCGACGCGGAAGCACGATCGACGAACGACGGGCCGAACTCGGCGTGCTCGAGGGCGAGGCGAACTACGTCCCACACCTGTACGAACAGCGCTGCGGCGAGGCGTGGCAGTGTATTCCCGATTACGAGCAGCCGGTCCCCGAACCCGACGATCGACCGTTCAACCCCGCGCTCTTCCTCTCGATCTACGCGCCGTACGCCGAGGGGCCGTCGTTCGTCGCCCACCTTCACGAGACCGGCGACTGGGACGCCGTCGACCGCGCCCACGACGACCGTCCGGCGAGCACCTCGCAGTTGATCCATCCAGAACGGTATCCCGACGCCGAACCGGTCGCCGTCGACGTCGCCGACCGCTCGAGCGACGACTGGGAACCGTACGCGGGTGGCGACGGCGAGCCGCGGACGGAGACGGTCGGCGAGGCGACGCTGTTCGCGACCCTCTGGGCGAACGGTGTGCTCGACCGGTCGCTCACGGAGGGCGGGACCGAGCTGGCGCCGTACAACTACTCGCATTCCACGACCGAGGGATGGGCCGGCGACACGTTCCGGGCGTATCACGACGAGGACGACCGGACGGCCCACGTCTGGGCGCTCGCCTGGGAGAGCGAGGAGGACGCCGAGACCTTCGCCGACGCCTATCGGGAGCTACTCGAGGCGAACGGCGCCGAGCCGGTCGACGACGATTCCGACCGTGTCGAGACCGACGCGGAGACGGTCGACAACGGTACCGACGTCTACCGGATCGGTGACGACGATCCCTTCGCCGGTGCCTATCGCATCACCGTGACGAACGAGAGGGTCGAGATCGTCGGTGCTCCGGCTGTCGACGAACTCGAGGCGGTACACGCCGCCGCGGACGATATCGAGACCGTGCACGGAACCGAGCCGGCCGTACTCGGGTCCGCCGACACCGCCGAACCATCGTCGCCAGCGGCGCCGATCCGACCCTCGACCAGTTCCGCGCTGTGGGCCGAGAGCGCGCCGGCAGACGGGTAG
- a CDS encoding Hvo_1808 family surface protein — translation MNVTRTRLLVVLVAVAAMLSLVAVGGAVPGVLSDGSTGVEGGEMAAADRPSDPTTEDTVGYVEGYWHDDELDVDDRDDAVVEDDELEAVVYRSMARVEEIRGLTFDDEVSVEVISREEFQEQNDGLFTDADDRLQLNVNKEALFAVDRSTDATDERRELYGGSVAGYYEPGPGQIVIVSDSPETPELDEVILGHELLHALQDQQFDLTSYDRETVDQNNAKNGLIEGDAVRVETEYEERCAGEWDCALPDDATTALPELNWVLYTIIFQPYNDGPDYVDHLREGDDWDAVDAAYDDPPDSSSEVIRPGEDRDPVTIEVEDRSNDEWRQFEVGGEVASETYGEAGMVAMFAGDAHDRNQPSVIDRDEFFAEDLQGYDYDQPYTDGWAGDELVTYVTDEATETDDPAAAAEHAGYVWQTEWTSSEDSQQFVDGYLQLLDLHDAEAVDGHRDTYVIDDEYPGAYHVDRDGETVTIVRAPSVDELPNVDSGAAPEGEDTLEIEETDPKASDDGAGDESDGGSDTIPGFGVPAAVAAVSIAVLAIGVRNAGRKRP, via the coding sequence ATGAACGTAACGCGAACACGCCTGCTCGTCGTCCTCGTCGCGGTGGCGGCGATGCTGTCCCTCGTGGCGGTCGGCGGTGCCGTTCCGGGAGTCCTCTCGGACGGGTCGACCGGTGTCGAGGGCGGCGAGATGGCCGCTGCCGATCGTCCGAGCGATCCCACTACCGAGGACACCGTCGGCTACGTCGAAGGGTACTGGCACGACGACGAACTCGACGTCGACGACCGCGACGACGCCGTCGTCGAGGACGACGAACTCGAGGCGGTCGTCTACCGCTCGATGGCCCGCGTCGAGGAAATTCGCGGGCTGACGTTCGACGACGAGGTCTCGGTCGAGGTCATCTCGCGCGAGGAGTTCCAGGAGCAAAACGACGGCCTCTTCACCGACGCCGACGACCGACTGCAGTTAAACGTCAACAAGGAGGCGCTGTTCGCGGTCGATCGGAGCACCGACGCCACCGACGAACGGAGGGAACTCTACGGCGGCTCCGTCGCCGGCTACTACGAGCCGGGACCCGGTCAGATCGTTATCGTCTCCGACAGCCCGGAGACTCCCGAATTGGACGAGGTCATCCTCGGTCACGAACTGCTCCACGCCCTCCAGGACCAGCAGTTCGACCTGACGAGTTACGATCGGGAGACGGTCGACCAGAACAACGCCAAGAACGGTCTCATCGAGGGTGACGCCGTCCGGGTCGAGACCGAGTACGAGGAGCGCTGCGCCGGCGAGTGGGACTGCGCCCTCCCCGACGACGCGACGACGGCGCTGCCGGAACTCAACTGGGTCCTCTACACGATCATCTTCCAGCCGTACAACGACGGTCCCGACTACGTCGACCACCTGCGCGAAGGGGACGACTGGGACGCCGTCGACGCGGCCTACGACGACCCGCCGGACAGTAGCTCCGAGGTGATTCGGCCCGGCGAGGATCGCGACCCCGTCACCATCGAGGTCGAGGATCGCTCGAACGACGAGTGGCGCCAGTTCGAGGTCGGTGGCGAGGTCGCGAGCGAGACGTACGGCGAGGCGGGGATGGTCGCGATGTTCGCCGGGGACGCACACGACCGGAACCAGCCCTCGGTGATCGACAGGGACGAGTTCTTCGCCGAGGACCTGCAGGGGTACGACTACGACCAGCCGTACACCGACGGCTGGGCCGGCGACGAACTGGTCACGTACGTCACCGACGAGGCGACCGAGACCGACGATCCGGCGGCAGCGGCCGAACACGCCGGCTACGTCTGGCAGACCGAGTGGACCTCGAGCGAGGATAGCCAGCAGTTCGTCGACGGCTACCTGCAGTTGCTCGACCTCCACGACGCCGAGGCCGTCGACGGTCACCGGGACACGTACGTGATCGACGACGAGTACCCCGGCGCCTACCACGTCGACCGTGACGGCGAGACGGTGACGATCGTTCGCGCGCCGTCGGTCGACGAACTCCCGAACGTCGACTCCGGCGCCGCACCCGAGGGCGAAGACACGCTCGAGATCGAAGAGACCGATCCGAAGGCGTCCGACGACGGCGCCGGGGACGAGTCCGATGGCGGGAGCGACACGATCCCCGGCTTCGGCGTTCCCGCAGCGGTCGCGGCGGTTTCGATCGCAGTTCTCGCGATCGGCGTTCGGAACGCTGGTCGGAAGCGGCCCTGA
- a CDS encoding helix-turn-helix domain-containing protein, which produces MVVILRFQTPVGNSELGSALRVESGSAVELETLVPSRKRSIPFFWIHAAPPESIVDSLRDHESVESVEIVDRIDDATLVAVEWVPESDTVFRDIEVCDGQILRAVCQKGYWEFDVRFAEHDNLSAFRDRCERDDVAIHVQRIYHGTDPGEDPRFGLTTPQREALALAVERGYYDIPRRCSTAELAAELGISGQAMTERLRRAIANLSRYTVLASRSTTDR; this is translated from the coding sequence ATGGTCGTTATCCTCCGGTTCCAAACCCCCGTCGGAAACTCCGAACTCGGCAGTGCGCTTCGAGTGGAGAGCGGGAGCGCCGTCGAACTCGAGACGCTCGTACCGAGCAGGAAGCGGTCGATTCCGTTTTTCTGGATCCACGCTGCACCACCGGAGTCGATCGTCGACTCGCTCCGGGATCACGAGTCGGTCGAGAGCGTCGAGATCGTCGATCGAATCGACGACGCGACGCTCGTCGCGGTAGAGTGGGTTCCCGAATCGGATACCGTGTTTCGGGATATCGAGGTGTGTGACGGGCAGATCCTGCGAGCAGTCTGCCAGAAGGGGTACTGGGAGTTCGACGTTCGATTCGCCGAACACGATAACCTCTCGGCGTTCAGAGACCGTTGTGAACGTGACGACGTCGCTATTCACGTCCAGCGAATCTACCACGGCACCGACCCGGGCGAAGATCCGCGGTTCGGCCTGACGACCCCCCAGCGGGAGGCGCTGGCGCTCGCGGTCGAACGGGGCTATTACGATATCCCGCGACGGTGTTCGACGGCCGAGTTGGCCGCGGAACTCGGCATCTCGGGCCAGGCGATGACCGAACGCCTTCGACGGGCGATTGCGAACCTCTCTCGATATACGGTGCTCGCCTCGCGGTCGACGACCGACCGGTGA
- a CDS encoding nicotinate phosphoribosyltransferase yields MTNPFGTVSSEAILEGTATDAYFERTHTTLEHAGKDPHVVAEVTADQFPTGSFDVFTGVEDVATLFEGRDVDVDALPDGQLFDGGPVLRIEGSYLEFAELETSLLGFLSQPSGFATAALEARLAAPDATVLSFGARHVHPAITATVERAALLAGLDGFSHVAAGEILGREPGGTMPHALMFCFGEGNQSEAWRAFDEAVPEDVPRIALVDTFWDEKSESLLAAETLGEDLDGVRIDTTSSRRGDFRHIIREVRWELDARGYEDVDIFCSGGLGPDNIRRLRDVADGFGVGSHITEADSIDFSLDIVEIGEGSEESSSSRTQSGDEGEPISKRGKLSGVKEVYRTPDGGHHVALADRAGPDDGEALLEPLVRDGEIVRESDLEAASERCLADAEAVEFGIE; encoded by the coding sequence ATGACGAACCCGTTCGGAACCGTCTCGTCCGAGGCGATCCTCGAGGGGACCGCGACGGACGCGTACTTCGAGCGCACGCACACGACGCTCGAGCACGCGGGCAAGGATCCCCACGTGGTCGCCGAGGTGACCGCCGATCAGTTTCCCACCGGCTCCTTCGACGTCTTCACCGGCGTCGAGGACGTCGCGACGCTGTTCGAGGGTCGCGACGTCGACGTCGACGCGCTTCCCGACGGCCAACTGTTCGACGGCGGCCCCGTCCTTCGGATCGAGGGGTCGTACCTCGAGTTCGCCGAACTCGAAACCTCGCTGCTCGGCTTCCTCTCGCAGCCGAGCGGCTTCGCGACGGCCGCACTCGAGGCGCGACTCGCGGCGCCCGACGCGACGGTTCTCTCGTTCGGAGCGCGCCACGTCCACCCCGCGATCACGGCGACGGTCGAGCGCGCCGCGCTGCTCGCGGGTCTCGACGGTTTCTCGCACGTCGCCGCGGGCGAGATTCTGGGCCGGGAGCCCGGCGGCACGATGCCCCACGCGCTCATGTTCTGCTTCGGCGAGGGGAATCAGTCCGAGGCCTGGCGGGCGTTCGACGAGGCCGTCCCCGAAGATGTCCCGCGGATCGCGCTCGTCGACACCTTCTGGGACGAGAAAAGTGAGAGTCTGCTGGCCGCCGAGACGCTCGGCGAGGACCTCGATGGCGTTCGCATCGACACCACGAGCTCCCGTCGCGGCGACTTCCGTCACATCATCCGCGAGGTGCGCTGGGAACTCGACGCCCGCGGCTACGAGGACGTCGACATCTTCTGTAGCGGCGGTCTCGGTCCCGACAACATTCGGCGCTTGCGGGACGTCGCGGACGGCTTCGGCGTCGGCAGCCACATCACCGAGGCCGATTCGATCGACTTCAGTCTCGACATCGTCGAGATCGGCGAGGGATCGGAAGAGTCCTCGAGCAGCCGGACGCAGTCCGGCGACGAGGGCGAACCGATCTCCAAGCGCGGCAAACTCTCCGGCGTGAAGGAGGTGTACCGCACCCCCGACGGCGGCCACCACGTCGCGCTCGCCGATCGAGCGGGTCCGGACGACGGCGAGGCGCTGCTCGAGCCGCTGGTGCGGGACGGCGAGATCGTTCGAGAGTCCGACCTCGAGGCCGCGAGCGAGCGCTGTCTGGCGGACGCCGAGGCGGTCGAGTTCGGCATCGAGTAG
- a CDS encoding DUF4385 domain-containing protein codes for MIAVSEGSEGPEYDTDFRENPDEYEIGRGEEGVFKVEPYKSELLPLWSYADEGSAEESAEAIYERYERYRENDEFPGMDMARKYLQMGYTRAMRYAKYPGGRKYDESEAHSASDGERTASASDGSEREAKQWADDEKRAAALVFESYWERVREDQAYQNAKERHRDRHG; via the coding sequence GTGATCGCCGTGTCTGAGGGCTCCGAGGGGCCAGAGTACGACACCGACTTCCGCGAGAACCCCGACGAGTACGAGATCGGCCGCGGCGAGGAAGGCGTGTTCAAAGTCGAACCGTACAAGAGCGAACTGCTGCCGCTGTGGTCGTACGCGGACGAGGGGAGCGCCGAGGAGTCGGCCGAAGCGATCTACGAGCGGTACGAACGGTACCGCGAGAACGACGAGTTCCCGGGGATGGATATGGCCCGGAAGTACCTTCAGATGGGGTACACTCGAGCCATGCGCTACGCGAAGTATCCTGGCGGGCGAAAGTACGACGAGAGCGAGGCGCACAGCGCCTCGGATGGCGAGCGGACGGCGTCCGCGAGCGACGGGAGCGAACGCGAGGCGAAGCAGTGGGCCGACGACGAAAAGCGTGCGGCGGCGCTGGTCTTCGAGTCCTACTGGGAGCGAGTCCGTGAAGACCAGGCCTATCAGAACGCGAAGGAGCGACACCGCGACCGTCACGGATAG
- a CDS encoding PaaI family thioesterase has product MSDDSPASVEDVDDIAQFLQNYIDEYHEFLSWIGTSVDDVDNGTMTLSIPYDEKLTNIRPHAGEDQRPDIHGGIAATLIDTVGGFAIQTDLEDPLSTGVATINLNVNYLRPATGDLEATAEVVRVGSTVGVSEVTVESTTPDGETKAVATGQGSYRIFRTD; this is encoded by the coding sequence ATGAGCGACGATTCACCGGCCTCGGTCGAGGACGTCGACGACATCGCGCAGTTCCTCCAGAACTACATCGACGAGTACCACGAGTTCCTCTCGTGGATCGGGACGAGCGTCGACGACGTCGACAACGGGACGATGACGCTGTCGATCCCCTACGACGAGAAACTGACGAACATTCGGCCCCACGCCGGCGAGGATCAGCGACCCGACATCCACGGCGGGATCGCCGCCACCCTCATCGACACCGTCGGCGGATTCGCCATCCAGACGGATCTCGAGGATCCGCTCTCGACGGGCGTTGCGACGATCAACCTCAACGTCAACTACCTCCGGCCGGCGACGGGCGACCTCGAGGCGACGGCGGAGGTCGTCCGCGTGGGCTCGACCGTCGGCGTCAGCGAGGTCACCGTCGAGAGCACGACGCCGGACGGCGAGACGAAGGCGGTCGCGACCGGACAGGGATCGTATCGGATCTTCCGCACCGACTGA
- a CDS encoding cysteine hydrolase family protein: MHLEPSNTALMVVDMQNGFCHSDGTLYAPGSEEAIEPVANLVDRARETDTQVIFTRDVHPPEQFDEAYYYDEFEQWGEHVLEGSWEAEIVEELDVREEDHVVEKHTYDAFYNTELEGWLNARGIRDLVICGTLANVCVLHTGGSAGLRDFRPILVEDHIGAIEDEHREYALEHAEWLFGEVVDGDDLTFESE, translated from the coding sequence ATGCACCTCGAGCCATCGAACACGGCCCTCATGGTCGTCGACATGCAGAACGGCTTCTGCCACTCCGACGGCACGCTGTACGCGCCGGGCAGCGAGGAGGCGATCGAGCCGGTCGCCAACCTCGTCGATCGGGCTCGCGAGACCGACACGCAGGTGATCTTCACGCGGGACGTCCACCCGCCCGAGCAGTTCGACGAGGCCTACTACTACGACGAGTTCGAGCAGTGGGGCGAACACGTCCTCGAGGGCTCCTGGGAGGCCGAGATCGTCGAGGAACTCGACGTCCGGGAGGAAGACCACGTCGTCGAGAAACACACCTACGACGCGTTCTACAACACCGAACTCGAAGGGTGGTTGAACGCCCGCGGCATCCGCGATCTGGTCATCTGCGGCACCCTCGCGAACGTCTGCGTGCTCCACACCGGCGGCAGCGCCGGGCTTCGGGACTTCCGGCCGATCCTGGTCGAGGACCACATCGGCGCGATCGAAGACGAACACCGCGAGTACGCCCTGGAGCACGCCGAGTGGCTGTTCGGCGAAGTCGTCGATGGCGACGACCTCACGTTCGAGTCCGAGTAA
- a CDS encoding TIGR00296 family protein, protein MSQRHGVDLSYEDGVRAVELARESVESYVQHGQREQPGSMREAFYERTGAFVRLESTRGRGSLRGCAGGYRSDDQFGHVIVDAAIEAASEDSCGSEVSPSELQNLTVSVCGVKSVVLTDDPLADLELGTHGVAIDGGEGGWLYPTVPVQNGWSAREYLDRTCRKAKLAPGAWQNDDVVVTLFEGQVFREREADGSIEEL, encoded by the coding sequence ATGTCCCAGCGACACGGCGTCGACCTTTCCTACGAAGACGGAGTGCGCGCCGTCGAACTCGCGCGCGAATCCGTCGAATCCTACGTGCAACACGGACAGCGAGAACAACCGGGCAGCATGCGAGAAGCGTTCTACGAGCGGACCGGCGCGTTCGTTCGCCTCGAGTCCACCCGCGGCCGCGGCAGCCTGCGCGGCTGTGCCGGCGGCTACCGCTCGGACGACCAGTTCGGACACGTTATCGTCGACGCAGCGATCGAGGCAGCGAGCGAGGACTCCTGCGGATCCGAAGTCAGTCCCTCGGAGCTACAGAACCTCACCGTCTCCGTTTGTGGTGTCAAGAGCGTCGTGCTCACCGACGATCCGCTGGCGGATCTCGAACTCGGTACCCACGGCGTCGCCATCGACGGCGGCGAGGGTGGATGGCTCTACCCGACCGTCCCCGTCCAGAACGGCTGGAGCGCCCGCGAGTATCTCGATCGAACCTGCCGGAAGGCGAAGCTCGCCCCGGGAGCCTGGCAGAACGACGACGTCGTCGTCACGCTCTTCGAAGGACAGGTCTTCCGCGAGCGAGAAGCCGACGGCAGCATCGAAGAGCTCTGA
- a CDS encoding Sec-independent protein translocase subunit TatA/TatB: MSSTVPLFMMPGGPELLIIFFIAVLLFGSAKLPGLARAAGESMGEFQKGRVQVERELDEMRTASKLDSDPDPETEPEAERAAD; encoded by the coding sequence ATGAGTTCCACAGTACCGCTATTCATGATGCCTGGTGGGCCCGAACTGCTCATCATCTTCTTCATCGCCGTCCTGCTGTTCGGTTCGGCGAAGCTCCCCGGACTCGCCCGCGCTGCCGGCGAGTCCATGGGTGAATTCCAGAAAGGACGCGTCCAGGTCGAACGAGAACTCGACGAGATGCGAACCGCCTCGAAGTTGGACAGCGATCCCGATCCCGAGACAGAACCCGAAGCGGAGCGGGCCGCAGACTGA